The Desulfosoma caldarium nucleotide sequence CTTCATCGGCCACAACAGCAAACCCCGCTCCGGCCTCCCCGGCCCGGGCCGCCTCCACGGCCGCATTGAGGGCCAGCAGGTTGGTTTGAAAGGCGATTTCATCAATGGTTTTGATGATCTTTTGCGTCTCTTCACTGGCCGAAGCGATTTGTTTCATGGACTGGGTTAAGGCTTCCATGGACCGTTGCGCTTCCTGAATATCGCGCAAGGCCGCTTTGACAATGGCGTCCGCCTGACTGGCGTTGTCGGCGTTCTGGCGGGTCATGGACGCCATCTCTTCCAGCGCCGAGGACGTTTCTTCCAGCGATGCCGCCTGTTCGCTGGATCCTTCGGCCAGTTGCTGACTGGCCCCAGATACCTGGGACGCTGCCGATGCCACCTGCTCGGCGCCTTCCCTGAGCCCCGTCACCGATTCCATAATGGGCGTGGTGAGCCTTTGGGAAAACACATAAAACACACCCAAGGTGATGAAGATGGCCGCCATGCCGATAATGAGCATGCCCTTCACCTGACGGTGCACCGGCTCGAGGAATTCCGACACCGGTTGGGTCGCTCCGACCATCCATCCGTTGACGCCCACAGGAGCGTAGCCGGAAATCTTTTTTTCGCCCTTGAAGACGTAGTCCACCACGCCCACCGATCCAGAGGCCATGGCCCTGGCCAGATTTTCCAGGCCCGGGGTCTTGGTGAGATCGAGCTTGAGAATGAACTCCTTGTTCGGATGGGAAATGATTAGGCCTTGTCGGTCCACCATGTAGGCGTAGCCGGTTTTTCCCACCTTGGTCTTGCTCAGGGTCTCAATGAGATAGTCAATGTTGACGGTCAGCCCAAGCACACCTTGAAAGGAGCCGTTTCGGCCCTTGAGCGGCACCGCCGCGACCACCACAGGCTGATTGGAAACCTTGGATATGACCGGCTCGCCGATGACCACTTCCCCGGCGGCTTTAGCCTTTTGAAAATAGGGTCGTTCGGCGATTTTGACCCCCTTATAGACTTCCGTATTTCCGTCGGGCGTGGTTCCAGCGTATAGCGTTCCGAAGGCATCCGAGACAAAAACCCCTTCATAATGGCGACCGATATTGGTGAGCAGGCTGAGCAATTCCCGGTTTAGCGCCTCAATCTCCTCACGAGCGGTGTCCACCCCCTGCTCAGAAATTTTTTCTATGGCCGCCTGCAAGGTATCGAGACTCGCAAGAGCTCGAGCCGACCATTTCTCCCGATCCAGCGCGTCAGCTACTATCTGGGCCAGCCCTTTAGTTTGAGCAATGGTTGCCTGTTCGGCGTTTTCTCTCAGCCCGGAGGCCGCCTGCCTCGTCGAAAGGTATCCCGAGGTCACAAGACTCAAAAAAACCACCATAGCACCAACAGCAAGAAGTTTTCCCCTCAGTGTCCATGTTCGCATGAACATTTTCCTCTCCTTCACAAACGCTTGGGTTTAAGCCACCTTTTCCAGAACGCTCATCTCTTGGCTTGTGAGCACGCGGTCAATGTCCAAGAGGATCTTCACATTTTCTCCTGCCTTGGCCATGCCGAGAATGTATTCCGCGGCAAGGCGTGTGCCAAAGGTGGGAGTGTCCTCAATATCTTCCTCCTTAATGTTGACCACTTCGGAAACGGAATCCACCACGAGACCCATCATGACGCGCCCGGCCGCCAATCCTGACGCTTCCACCACAATAATGCAGGTGCGTTCGTTGTAGTCCATGCTTTCCATACCGAACTTGAGCCGCAGGTCGATCACCGGAATCACCTTACCTCGAAGGTTGATGACCCCTTTGACGTAGTCCGGAGTTTGGGGAACAGGGGTGATGGGCATCATGCCGATGATTTCTTTGACTTTTAGAATGCCGATGCCGTACTCTTCCCCACCCAAAGAAAACGTCAAGTACTTGCCCTCGCGATCCTTTCTCTCCTCCTCAGCTTTGGCCGTCATCATGCTCATCGTTCTCCTCCTTGTCATGTTCAATGCGTCCGTGCCCTGAATGGAAGCTTTTCTCTATCCTTGCCACCGACCAAGACGCCCAGGGGCTTCTCCATCACTGCCCTTTGGCTTGCCTATCCCGGCCAAGTGCTTGTGATGTTTGCGTGACACACAAGGGATCGGCATGTGGCGGCCAAAACTTGAGGTCCCGAGTCGAAAAAATTTTTTCTTGCTCGCGCCGTGGCGTTCATGGTAGGAAACGAACGTTTTTCAAAAGGTAAGATGTTGTGGTGGGTGTAGCTCAAGAGGTCAGAGCACTGGGTTGTGGCCCCAGAGGCTGTCGGTTCGAGTCCGATCACTCACCCCAGAGGATACAGGGCCGCCTGCGAAGGCGGCCTTTTTTCTTGGGGCCGCGAGCCGCGTGACGGCGCGGGCCAGCTTCGGACGCCCGCCCGTCGAGGCCGCCAGAGAGGGGGGATGCGACCTCTCGGCAAAGCTTTCCATGCCCCAAGGACATGCCATCACGAGTCGTGGAGTTCTGGTGATCCTGGCTTCATTCCTGGCCGCCGTCGCCTTAGACCTCCCTGGCTATATTACTCGTGCGGCTCCACGTTCGTGAAAGCGCTCTACATGACCGCCATCACGCGCAGCACCGTCGGCAACACAGAGTTTCGTCCTTTGGACACCCGGGGCCGCCTCTTTACGGCCGTGCTCATCGAGGGCGGGGTAAGTCTGGCGGCGTACCACATCGCCAGCGGCGTCGGCTAAATCTAGACGGCTCCTCGTGCCCAAAGGTCGCCGTGCGCAGCGCCCGAAGCGCCTCGAATGTCATTGTCCACGGGAGCGTTCTTGCGTTTGACAACCTCAAAGGCATCCCGTATATGGGATAAGGTAAGTTAGGTTTGCACATCAGTGATATGCTGCGGTTCTTGGCCAGGCGCCAAGCCGCGGCGACGCCACGCTCGGGAGGTGTTCATGGAACATGCTGTCATCGTCAGTGCCGTTCGAACCCCGATTGGTTCTTTTGGAAAATCGCTCGCGAATATTCCCGCCGTGCAGCTGGGTGTCATCGCCCTAAAGGAAGCTCTGGCACGGGTCGCGCTTGTTCCTGAGCAGGTGGACGAAGTCATTTTGGGCAACGTCCTTCAAGCAGCTCAGGGACAAAACCCCGCGCGCCAAGTGGCCGTGCATGCCGGCATTCCCCATGAGGTTCCTGCGTACACCATTAATAAAGTGTGCGCTTCAGGCTTGAAGTCCGTAATCCTCGCGGCCCAGGCCGTGGCCCTGGGAGACGCCGAGGTGGTCGTGGCCGGCGGCATCGAAAACATGAGCGCCTCTCCGTATGCCCTCACCCAAGCTCGTTGGGGCCACCGCATGGGCCACGGGCAGATATTGGATCTCATGATTCACGACGGCTTATGGGATATCTTTAACAATTACCACATGGGCATCACGGCGGAAAACGTGGCCGCTCATTACGGGATCAGCCGAGAGGCACAAGACCGGTTTGCCCTGGCTAGCCAGACCAAGGCTGAAGCCGCCATCAAGGAAGGTCGCTTTAAGGAGGAAATCGTTCCCGTAATAATTCCCCAGCGCAAAGGCGATCCCATGGTGTTTGATACGGACGAACACCCACGATTTGGAACAACCCTTGAAGCCTTGGCGAAGCTTCCACCCGCTTTTAAAAAGGACGGAACGGTGACGGCGGGCAACGCCTCCGGAATCAATGACGGAGCGGCCATTCTCGTTGTCATGTCCGAGAAAAAAGCGGCCTCCTTGGGACTCACACCTTTAGGCCTCATCCGCTCTTACGCGTCGGCCGGCGTCGATCCCGCCATGATGGGAACGGGCCCCATCCCCGCCAGTCGCAAGGCTTTAAAGAAAGCCGGTTGGTCTGTGGCGCAGTTGGACTTGGTTGAAGCCAACGAAGCCTTTGCGGCCCAGGCTTTAGCCGTAAACAAGGCCATGGAATGGAATCCGGACATCGTCAACGTCAACGGTGGAGCTATCGCTTTGGGGCATCCCATCGGTGCTTCCGGCGCGCGCATTCTGACGACCCTCCTTTACGAAATGAAACGGCGTCAGGCGCGTAGGGGGTTGGCCACATTGTGTATCGGCGGCGGCCAGGGCTGTGCCTTGACCATTGAACGTTAACCTTCGCAAAGGAAAGGTTCTACCATGGCATTTCAGAACATTCTTTTTGACGTGCACGATCATGTGGCCCTTGTGACCGTCAACCGTCCCAAGTCTCTTAACGCCCTGAACCCCGCAACCCTCGATGAACTCAAGCGCGCCATCGATCAAGTGCGCGAAGACGACGGGTTGCGCGTTCTGGTCTTGACGGGAGCCGGAGAAAAGGCTTTTGTGGCCGGAGCAGACATCGGTGAGTTTCCCAAGATGAATGCTTTGCAGGCCCGCCTTTTCGCTCAGAAAGGTCAAGACGTCTTTTTTGCCCTGGAGGAGCTACCCAAACCCACGATCGCGTGCGTCAACGGGTTCGCATTAGGCGGGGGACTGGAATTGGCCATGAGTTGCGATTTCATTTACGCCTCGGAAAAAGCCAAGTTCGGCCAGCCGGAAATCAATCTGGGCATCATTCCCGGCTTTGGTGGCACACAACGTCTGGCACGGCTCGTGGGACGCGCCAAGGCCAAGGAGCTGTGCATGACAGGGGAAATGATCGACGCCGCCACGGCTTTGCAATGGGGACTGGTGGCCAAGGTCTTTCCCGCCGAAACCCTTGTGGACGAAACCCTCAAGACGGCCAAGACCTTGGCGTCCAAAAGCGCTTTGGCTCTGCGGGCCATCAAGTTTGTCATTGACCGGGGTGTGGACGCAGACCTCAGGGCCGGGTGCAGCCTGGAAGTTGAAGCCTTTGGCCTGTGTTTCGCCAGTGAAGACGCCAAGGAAGGGGCTTTGGCCTTTTTGGAAAAAAGAAAACCCAACTTCAAGGGCTCTTTCATCGCCTAAAGTGATCCGGGAGGAACAGGACCATGCATTTTGAACTCACCGAAGAGCAAAAAATGATTCAAGACATGGCGCGCAAGTTTGCAGAAAGGGAAATCGCGCCGATCGCCGCCGAACTGGACCGCACGCATCGCCATCCCGAAGAGATCGTCAAGAAGATGGGTGAACTGGGCCTTATGGGCATTACCATTCCGCCCGAATACGGGGGCGCAGGCATGGACTACATCTGTTACGTGCTGGCCATGATTGAAATTTCCAAGGCGTGCGCCTCCTGCGGCGTCATCATGAGTGTGTGTAACAGCCTGTACAATTTCCCGGTCTACACCTATGGCACGGAAGAGCAGAAACAGCAGTTCTTGACGCCGGTGGCCAGCGGTGAATACTTGGGCTGTTACGGACTTACGGAAGCCGGCGCGGGGTCCGATCCGGCCCGCATGCGCACCACCGCGGTCCTCGACGGCAACGAATGGGTCATCAACGGTGAAAAGAAGTTCATCACCAATGGGAACGTGGCCCGCTACTGCGTTTTGGCGGCCGTCACCGATAAAGAGAAGGGCTACAAAGGCATCAGCTCCTTTCTGGTAGATCTGCACAACACGCCGGGATTCCGTGTGGGCCGCGTGGAAGAAAAGATGGGCATCAACGCCTCGGGAACGGCAGAACTCATTTTTGAAGATGCGCGCATTCCCAAAGAAAACCTTCTTGGAAAGGAAGGCGAAGGTTTCAAGCAAATGCTCACTACCCTGGACGGCGGCCGTATCGGCATCGCCGCCCAAGCCATCGGCATCGGACGAGCCGTCCTGGAAGAAGCCATCGCCTACAGCAAGACTCGGGAACAGTTCGGTCGACCCATCGCTTCCTTCCAGGCCATTCAGTGGAAGCTGGCAGATATGGCCACTCAGTTGGATGCAGCGGAGTTGCTGACACTTCGAGCGGCGTGGTTGGAACAGAACAATCGGGGCTATGAGAAGGAAGCCGCCATGGCCAAGATGTACGCCTCCGACACGGCCATGTGGGCCGCTATGGAGGGCGTTCAGATTCTGGGTGGTTACGGCTATTGCAAAGAATACCCCATGGAACGCCACATGCGCGATGCCAAAATCACCCAGATCTACGAAGGCACCAACGAAATCATGCGGCTTGTCATTTCCCGCGGTATTCTAGGAAAAATTTAGGGCCCACCCCACTAGGGGCATCATCTTTTTAGATAACAACCGAGCCGCCGGCGTCTTGTCCGCGGCTTGGCTCCGTTCAGCCAACCCACTGAGGGTTGCCCTTCACACCGCTCGTGAGCAAGGGCCCTGGGGAAAGAGGCCTCCCGTTCACAAAAAACCACATCGCGGAAAAGGCCCAACAGGGCACCGGAACAAAAAAACCCCGGCCTTCGTCCGGGGTTTTTTTATGGCAAACTGCAGGCTCATCGACCGGGGGCCGCCTCGAGGGCCCCTCTGAACATCTTGGCGCCCATAGAACCATCCCAGGGACTTCTCACAGGCCCTGTAGACGCCGCATTCGGCGCTGAATCCTTTTGATGGCTTTTTTCCGCTTTATCCGGCGGCGCTCCCCTTTGGAGAGGTAGTAATTGTGTCGCCGCAGGACGGGCTGCACATTCTTTTGAAAGTCCTTGCGCAGTTTGCGGATCTTTTTTTCAAAACTCTCCGTAGCCTCCGGTTCGGTCATTCAGATTTCACCTGCCTTTCAGCAACAAAAAAACCCTTACGGGGTTTTCGTTGGAATCGTTCCCGACGGCGTCCGGCACGCCGCGGGGAGAGCTACACGTCGTGAGCCTGCCGTCATGCTCTTAAGCGGTTCTGTTTATCACGAGCCATCTCTGAAGGCAACGGCTTTTTAAGAACTTAGCGCATCATAGCGGAAAAACTGCATGGTAAAGGTTGCCCGCCCTTGACTAGCCGATCGCAGCGCCGTGGAATATCCGAACATTTTGGACAGGGCGACGGTTGCTTCCACTATCTGAACGCCCCTCTTGGCCGTGATGCCTTCGATGCGTGCCTTGCGCAAGTTGAGGTCTCCAATTACCTCCCCGAGAAACTCGTCCGGGGTCAGCACCTCCACTCGCATGTACGGCTCCAACAACAAGGGCTCCCCTTTCGAAAAGGCATCCCGAAAGGCCATGCCGGCCGCCACGCGGTAAGCCAAATCTGTGGACAGGCCCTCTCGATGTTCTCCTCCGATGACCGCCACGTCCACATCCACCACGGGATATCCCATGAGTTCTCCGCTGGTTAAGGCGTCCATGATCCCCTCTTCCACGGCGGGCCACCAAATTTCGGGAATGGAACCATCCCGCACTCGATGCTCCACCCGGTTTCCCTTCCCCCGCTCCCTGGGCTCCACACGCACCTCCACCGCGGCAAAATGCTTGCTTCCACCAATGTCTCGGTCAAACAGGCCGCGGCCCAAAGCAGGTTTCTGAA carries:
- a CDS encoding acyl-CoA dehydrogenase, whose amino-acid sequence is MHFELTEEQKMIQDMARKFAEREIAPIAAELDRTHRHPEEIVKKMGELGLMGITIPPEYGGAGMDYICYVLAMIEISKACASCGVIMSVCNSLYNFPVYTYGTEEQKQQFLTPVASGEYLGCYGLTEAGAGSDPARMRTTAVLDGNEWVINGEKKFITNGNVARYCVLAAVTDKEKGYKGISSFLVDLHNTPGFRVGRVEEKMGINASGTAELIFEDARIPKENLLGKEGEGFKQMLTTLDGGRIGIAAQAIGIGRAVLEEAIAYSKTREQFGRPIASFQAIQWKLADMATQLDAAELLTLRAAWLEQNNRGYEKEAAMAKMYASDTAMWAAMEGVQILGGYGYCKEYPMERHMRDAKITQIYEGTNEIMRLVISRGILGKI
- a CDS encoding enoyl-CoA hydratase/isomerase family protein, with the protein product MAFQNILFDVHDHVALVTVNRPKSLNALNPATLDELKRAIDQVREDDGLRVLVLTGAGEKAFVAGADIGEFPKMNALQARLFAQKGQDVFFALEELPKPTIACVNGFALGGGLELAMSCDFIYASEKAKFGQPEINLGIIPGFGGTQRLARLVGRAKAKELCMTGEMIDAATALQWGLVAKVFPAETLVDETLKTAKTLASKSALALRAIKFVIDRGVDADLRAGCSLEVEAFGLCFASEDAKEGALAFLEKRKPNFKGSFIA
- a CDS encoding potassium channel family protein, translated to MRPLGKAFHAPRTCHHESWSSGDPGFIPGRRRLRPPWLYYSCGSTFVKALYMTAITRSTVGNTEFRPLDTRGRLFTAVLIEGGVSLAAYHIASGVG
- the rpsU gene encoding 30S ribosomal protein S21; protein product: MTEPEATESFEKKIRKLRKDFQKNVQPVLRRHNYYLSKGERRRIKRKKAIKRIQRRMRRLQGL
- a CDS encoding methyl-accepting chemotaxis protein, yielding MFMRTWTLRGKLLAVGAMVVFLSLVTSGYLSTRQAASGLRENAEQATIAQTKGLAQIVADALDREKWSARALASLDTLQAAIEKISEQGVDTAREEIEALNRELLSLLTNIGRHYEGVFVSDAFGTLYAGTTPDGNTEVYKGVKIAERPYFQKAKAAGEVVIGEPVISKVSNQPVVVAAVPLKGRNGSFQGVLGLTVNIDYLIETLSKTKVGKTGYAYMVDRQGLIISHPNKEFILKLDLTKTPGLENLARAMASGSVGVVDYVFKGEKKISGYAPVGVNGWMVGATQPVSEFLEPVHRQVKGMLIIGMAAIFITLGVFYVFSQRLTTPIMESVTGLREGAEQVASAASQVSGASQQLAEGSSEQAASLEETSSALEEMASMTRQNADNASQADAIVKAALRDIQEAQRSMEALTQSMKQIASASEETQKIIKTIDEIAFQTNLLALNAAVEAARAGEAGAGFAVVADEVRNLAMRAAEAARTTAQLIEDTVNKVHQGDRALGEANNAFSQVAQGSGRIGELMGEIAAASGEQAEGIDQVNRAVAEMDKVVQRNAANAEESASAAEELNAQAEQMRQYVTRLAALVGANGQDWRFRIGKRRREPAETARVFHEKTRTSADHTPRTPSVTGSKAGNGKGPISSPKTSKPQKPEELIPFDEDFGDF
- a CDS encoding acetyl-CoA C-acetyltransferase, with the translated sequence MEHAVIVSAVRTPIGSFGKSLANIPAVQLGVIALKEALARVALVPEQVDEVILGNVLQAAQGQNPARQVAVHAGIPHEVPAYTINKVCASGLKSVILAAQAVALGDAEVVVAGGIENMSASPYALTQARWGHRMGHGQILDLMIHDGLWDIFNNYHMGITAENVAAHYGISREAQDRFALASQTKAEAAIKEGRFKEEIVPVIIPQRKGDPMVFDTDEHPRFGTTLEALAKLPPAFKKDGTVTAGNASGINDGAAILVVMSEKKAASLGLTPLGLIRSYASAGVDPAMMGTGPIPASRKALKKAGWSVAQLDLVEANEAFAAQALAVNKAMEWNPDIVNVNGGAIALGHPIGASGARILTTLLYEMKRRQARRGLATLCIGGGQGCALTIER
- a CDS encoding chemotaxis protein CheW, with amino-acid sequence MSMMTAKAEEERKDREGKYLTFSLGGEEYGIGILKVKEIIGMMPITPVPQTPDYVKGVINLRGKVIPVIDLRLKFGMESMDYNERTCIIVVEASGLAAGRVMMGLVVDSVSEVVNIKEEDIEDTPTFGTRLAAEYILGMAKAGENVKILLDIDRVLTSQEMSVLEKVA